The following coding sequences are from one Gemmatimonadaceae bacterium window:
- a CDS encoding aminoglycoside adenylyltransferase domain-containing protein yields the protein MAVSPTPYPELNGVLEQLVDGIRRALRDSFIGAYLQGSFAVGDFDQHSDADFVVAVLEELSTEQIARLGKVHRDIYDLPAGWAKHLEGSYFPLEILRRGERSGAPLWYLDHGSSILVRSSHCNTLVVRSVLRERGITLDGPPASELVDPISIPALREEIARTMDEWAREILNEPGPYRNRFYQGYIVLSYARMLHDLTAGRPGSKRGGAEWAKATFDASWHDLIDQAWETRPEPATSVRQPADTASFDRSLAFMKMCVRASTATSESRGAP from the coding sequence GTGGCGGTGTCACCAACCCCTTACCCCGAGCTCAACGGCGTTCTCGAGCAACTCGTCGACGGCATCCGCCGCGCGCTGAGAGACTCGTTCATCGGCGCGTACCTGCAAGGCTCGTTTGCCGTCGGTGATTTCGACCAGCACAGTGACGCGGACTTCGTCGTCGCGGTGCTCGAGGAGCTGTCGACCGAACAGATCGCGAGGCTCGGTAAGGTGCACCGCGACATCTACGACTTGCCGGCCGGATGGGCGAAGCATCTCGAAGGATCGTACTTCCCGCTGGAGATCCTACGCCGTGGCGAGCGATCCGGTGCGCCGCTGTGGTACCTCGACCACGGCAGCAGCATCCTCGTTAGGTCGAGCCACTGCAACACGCTCGTCGTCCGCTCTGTGCTGCGCGAGCGAGGCATCACACTCGATGGGCCGCCCGCATCGGAGCTCGTCGATCCGATCTCGATCCCCGCGCTACGAGAGGAAATTGCCCGCACCATGGATGAGTGGGCGCGGGAAATCCTGAACGAGCCAGGACCGTACCGCAACCGCTTCTACCAGGGCTACATCGTGCTGAGCTACGCGCGCATGCTGCATGATCTGACCGCGGGCCGCCCAGGCTCGAAGCGCGGCGGAGCCGAATGGGCCAAGGCGACGTTCGACGCGAGTTGGCACGATCTCATTGATCAGGCGTGGGAGACGCGGCCGGAGCCGGCGACGAGCGTGCGTCAGCCGGCCGACACCGCGAGCTTCGATCGTTCCCTCGCGTTCATGAAGATGTGTGTACGCGCGAGCACGGCAACGTCTGAGTCGAGAGGAGCTCCGTAA
- a CDS encoding S41 family peptidase, which yields MRALRVATAVAVGTLSPCLSDAQTLHETRPLAAQGLDNVIAFTRLTGYVRFFYPGDSVLTTNWDDFVIRGMRAVESAPSADSLAATLRVLYGGVAHELQIVHGARTPAAKAPSSPNGDEIVFWRHCGYGVLGSARMTIYRSERVSLRIRDAVPKSVETAGCGSPRPFPIPDPATPFVAPLGNDLTVIMPLALYRRVGLLSFGNLDTYAPQPPQETFGISERATRLADVALLWMVPQHFYPYFDIAKTDWPAALRDALQEAAVAATDTAFDATLERLIAKLHDGHGNVFNSARPLAGPDVRLGWIENRVIVTAVGNSAAVHGIHVGDEVTRVDGVSITDALRARETRVSGATPQWIRDVSLRRLLAGPRGTTTRVEFRDAFATTAGSRTATLPREAGPLPSEQRPPKVAELRPGLMYVDLDRVTDADIDAAMPRLEKAAGIIIDMRGYPQHVNTAALLAQLADSTISSAQFELPLIVRPDHEQMLFSDVGWRLRPQSPRLHAKIAFLAGPGSISYAESTLGVVEENHLGEIVGETTAGTNGNIDPFTLPGGYRVVFTGMRVVKRDGTPHHGVGIKPTIPVSRTIAGVRAGHDEVLERAIQYLSTPARITRGSSRATH from the coding sequence ATGAGAGCTCTCCGGGTCGCGACCGCTGTCGCGGTTGGAACGTTGTCGCCTTGTCTCAGTGACGCACAGACGTTGCACGAAACGCGACCGCTAGCCGCACAAGGACTCGATAATGTCATCGCCTTCACGCGCCTAACGGGATACGTTCGCTTTTTCTATCCAGGCGACTCGGTTCTAACGACGAACTGGGACGACTTCGTCATCCGTGGGATGCGTGCGGTCGAATCCGCTCCCTCGGCGGACAGCTTGGCGGCGACGCTTCGCGTCTTGTATGGCGGTGTGGCGCACGAGCTACAGATCGTCCACGGCGCTCGTACGCCTGCAGCGAAGGCTCCGTCGTCGCCTAACGGCGATGAGATTGTCTTTTGGCGACACTGCGGCTACGGCGTACTGGGGTCAGCGCGTATGACGATTTACCGAAGCGAACGTGTGTCGTTGCGAATACGAGACGCCGTGCCAAAGAGTGTCGAGACCGCCGGGTGCGGTAGCCCACGCCCTTTCCCGATACCGGACCCCGCGACACCGTTCGTCGCGCCACTCGGGAACGATCTGACCGTGATCATGCCGCTCGCGCTCTATCGTCGTGTGGGTCTTCTGAGCTTTGGCAATCTCGACACCTACGCTCCGCAGCCACCTCAAGAGACCTTCGGCATCAGCGAGCGCGCCACGCGTCTCGCCGATGTCGCTCTCCTCTGGATGGTGCCGCAGCATTTCTACCCATATTTCGATATCGCGAAAACGGATTGGCCGGCGGCGCTCCGCGATGCCTTGCAAGAGGCAGCCGTTGCCGCCACCGATACCGCGTTCGACGCAACCCTCGAACGACTCATTGCGAAGTTGCACGACGGTCACGGAAACGTGTTCAACTCCGCGCGACCGCTCGCCGGCCCTGACGTACGCCTCGGCTGGATCGAGAATCGGGTCATCGTCACGGCGGTCGGCAACAGTGCGGCGGTGCACGGTATTCACGTTGGTGATGAGGTCACTCGCGTAGACGGCGTATCGATCACCGACGCACTGCGTGCTCGGGAGACGCGCGTGTCCGGCGCGACGCCGCAGTGGATTCGAGACGTATCGCTCCGCAGACTGCTCGCTGGCCCTCGAGGCACAACGACGAGAGTCGAGTTTCGCGATGCGTTCGCGACGACTGCCGGCAGCCGCACGGCCACTTTGCCGCGAGAGGCAGGACCGCTTCCGTCCGAACAGCGGCCTCCGAAAGTCGCCGAACTTCGGCCCGGGCTCATGTACGTCGATCTCGATCGCGTGACGGATGCGGACATCGACGCGGCGATGCCGCGGCTCGAGAAGGCCGCCGGGATCATCATCGACATGCGCGGCTACCCGCAACACGTGAACACCGCGGCGCTGTTGGCCCAGTTAGCGGATTCGACGATTAGCTCGGCCCAGTTCGAGCTGCCACTCATCGTGCGGCCGGATCATGAGCAAATGCTCTTTTCCGACGTGGGGTGGCGCCTTCGCCCGCAGTCCCCGCGGCTTCATGCCAAGATCGCCTTCCTGGCGGGACCGGGGTCGATCAGCTACGCGGAATCAACGCTGGGCGTGGTCGAAGAGAACCACCTCGGCGAGATCGTCGGCGAAACGACCGCGGGCACGAACGGCAATATCGATCCGTTCACGCTACCGGGCGGATATCGCGTCGTGTTCACCGGAATGCGCGTCGTGAAGCGTGACGGCACGCCACATCATGGGGTAGGAATCAAGCCGACCATTCCGGTGTCTCGAACGATCGCCGGCGTGCGCGCGGGCCACGACGAGGTACTGGAACGTGCCATCCAATATCTCTCCACGCCTGCGCGCATAACGCGAGGGTCATCACGTGCGACTCACTGA
- a CDS encoding VOC family protein: MTIKRLDHVSVVVDDLGAAIAFFTALGMTVEGKAPVEGSSVDRLNGLEDVRVDIVMMRTPDGHGRLELTKFRNPKLVEIEPAIAPPNALGLRSVMFTVESVDDTVARLRANGAELVGEVVQYEDMYRLCYMRGPAGIIVSLAEELSAEALTASEQPVAP, encoded by the coding sequence ATGACGATCAAGAGATTGGACCACGTCAGCGTCGTCGTCGACGACCTTGGAGCCGCCATCGCTTTTTTCACCGCGCTCGGCATGACGGTCGAAGGCAAGGCGCCAGTCGAGGGCTCGTCGGTGGACCGCCTCAACGGGCTCGAAGATGTCCGCGTCGACATCGTCATGATGCGGACCCCAGATGGGCACGGCCGGCTCGAGCTGACGAAGTTTCGCAATCCAAAACTGGTCGAGATCGAACCGGCGATCGCACCGCCGAACGCGCTAGGCCTCCGGAGTGTCATGTTTACAGTCGAAAGCGTCGACGACACTGTCGCTCGTCTCCGCGCCAACGGTGCTGAGCTCGTCGGCGAGGTTGTCCAGTACGAGGACATGTATAGACTCTGCTACATGCGAGGCCCTGCGGGCATCATCGTCTCGCTGGCCGAGGAGCTCTCCGCTGAAGCGTTGACCGCTTCGGAGCAACCGGTGGCGCCCTAG
- a CDS encoding YciI family protein, translating to MRYMFIVKGSENLAASGPPPAALFEAVDKLAQEAAKNGTMVSFGGLKPTSLGARLRITNGKIITTDGPFTESKEVIGGFSIFNLASKTEALEEARKFTELHRVHWPKWEGEIEIRQMYEEEDDVRAEQIEGSRVVESR from the coding sequence ATGCGCTACATGTTCATCGTGAAAGGCTCCGAGAACCTCGCCGCGTCCGGACCGCCGCCAGCCGCGCTGTTCGAAGCCGTCGACAAGCTGGCCCAGGAAGCGGCCAAGAACGGCACGATGGTTTCGTTCGGCGGTCTCAAACCCACGTCGTTGGGCGCGCGCCTGCGGATCACGAACGGGAAGATCATCACGACCGACGGCCCGTTTACCGAGTCGAAGGAAGTGATCGGCGGGTTCTCGATCTTCAACCTCGCGTCCAAAACAGAAGCGCTCGAGGAAGCTCGCAAATTCACGGAGCTGCACCGCGTTCACTGGCCAAAGTGGGAAGGCGAGATCGAGATCCGGCAGATGTACGAGGAGGAAGACGACGTGCGGGCGGAGCAGATCGAAGGGAGTCGCGTCGTCGAGAGCCGTTAA
- a CDS encoding ABC transporter permease, with amino-acid sequence MRNIKLAFRTLFKTPFVTVVAILSLALGIGANAAIFSLFNQMLLAPLPVSHPERLVDFGGNSMNPGSQSCGLAGGCDEVFSYKMFRDLEAQPGPFSGVAAHVHFGANVAFQGQTLSGNGLAVSGSYFPVLGVKPSLGRLFNATDDRIIGGNTIAVLSHGFWLTHLGADPSVIGKPIIVNGQTLTIIGVGPDGFDGTTLGNRPDVYVPVTMADAMNKGSAQFENRRRYWLYLFARLGPGVSMQQAQAQENVLYHSIINNVEAALQKGLSEHSLARFKAKSLTLTDGRRGQSGLHKETKTPLILLLGITLVVLAIACANIANLLLARAASRTLEMAVRLSLGGTRTQLLAQLLTESVLLALLGGIAGLGIAYATLKGIVALLPGDVATTMVFSLSGRAVIFAGLLSMITGVLFGLFPALHSTRPDLVTALRDNSGKASSTRGATRFRTSLVTTQIALSMALLVSAGLFIKSLANVSRVDLGIDTENVITLRVSPDLNGYKPAQYAQLFTNIEDQIGALAGVRGIVGSLVPILSGDSWGSDVRVQGFDKTPDTDANARFNAIGPSYFSLLGIPLLSGREFTPSDGIGTPKVAIVNEAFAKKFGLGRDAVGKLMGQGDSLNVQIVGLVKDAKYNSVKDQIPPLFYFPYKQDSTLGSLSFYVRSALPPSTLMPEIRGVIAKLDQNLPIEEFKTLPQQVKDNVYLDRMISTLSAAFAALATLLAAIGLYGVLAYSVVQRTKEIGVRMALGADASAILRMVLRQVAMMTLIGAVIGAAAAYGIGRGAASLLFEMKGSDPLVMTGSAVLIALVALAAGCLPALRAARVDPVQALHYE; translated from the coding sequence ATGCGAAACATCAAACTGGCCTTCCGGACGCTCTTCAAGACGCCGTTCGTCACGGTGGTCGCCATTCTCTCGCTGGCTCTGGGGATCGGCGCGAACGCGGCGATCTTCTCGCTGTTCAACCAGATGCTGCTCGCGCCGCTCCCGGTCTCACACCCTGAGCGCCTGGTCGACTTCGGTGGCAACTCGATGAATCCGGGCTCGCAGTCGTGCGGCCTGGCCGGTGGTTGCGATGAGGTCTTCAGCTACAAGATGTTCCGTGACCTCGAGGCCCAGCCCGGCCCGTTCAGCGGCGTCGCCGCGCACGTGCACTTCGGCGCGAACGTCGCCTTTCAGGGGCAGACGCTCAGCGGTAACGGCCTGGCGGTGTCCGGGTCGTACTTCCCGGTGCTCGGCGTCAAGCCGTCGCTCGGCCGTCTCTTCAACGCCACGGACGACCGGATCATCGGCGGCAACACCATCGCGGTGCTCAGCCACGGATTCTGGCTGACGCATCTCGGCGCTGACCCGTCGGTGATCGGCAAACCGATCATCGTCAACGGCCAGACGCTCACCATCATCGGCGTCGGTCCGGACGGCTTCGACGGCACCACGTTAGGCAACAGGCCCGACGTCTACGTGCCGGTCACCATGGCCGACGCAATGAATAAAGGCTCCGCGCAATTCGAGAATCGCCGGCGCTATTGGCTGTATCTGTTCGCTCGGCTCGGGCCGGGCGTCTCGATGCAACAGGCGCAGGCGCAGGAGAACGTCCTGTATCATAGCATCATAAACAACGTTGAAGCCGCTCTACAAAAGGGCCTCAGCGAGCACTCGCTGGCGCGCTTCAAGGCCAAGTCCCTCACGCTCACCGATGGGCGCCGCGGCCAGAGCGGCCTGCATAAGGAAACCAAGACGCCGCTGATCCTTCTTTTGGGTATCACGCTCGTCGTGCTCGCCATCGCCTGCGCCAACATTGCGAATCTGCTCCTCGCGCGCGCGGCGAGCCGCACGCTCGAGATGGCCGTACGCCTCTCCCTCGGCGGCACGCGCACGCAGTTGCTCGCGCAACTGCTCACCGAGTCCGTGCTCCTCGCCCTGCTCGGCGGCATCGCGGGCCTCGGCATCGCTTACGCAACGCTCAAGGGGATCGTGGCCCTGCTCCCGGGTGACGTCGCGACGACGATGGTGTTCTCGCTCAGCGGCCGCGCCGTCATCTTTGCCGGACTGTTGTCGATGATTACGGGCGTGCTCTTTGGTCTCTTCCCCGCCCTGCACAGCACGCGCCCCGACCTCGTGACGGCGCTGCGCGACAACTCGGGCAAGGCGTCGAGCACGCGCGGTGCCACACGCTTCCGCACGTCGCTCGTCACGACGCAGATCGCGCTCTCGATGGCGTTGCTCGTGTCTGCGGGGCTGTTCATCAAGAGCCTCGCCAACGTGAGTCGCGTGGATCTGGGCATCGACACCGAGAACGTGATCACCCTTCGCGTGTCGCCGGACCTCAACGGCTACAAGCCCGCGCAGTACGCGCAGCTGTTCACGAACATCGAGGACCAGATCGGCGCGCTCGCCGGCGTGCGCGGCATCGTCGGTTCACTCGTGCCCATTCTGTCCGGCGACAGCTGGGGAAGTGATGTCAGGGTCCAGGGATTCGACAAGACACCGGATACCGACGCGAACGCACGCTTCAATGCCATCGGCCCGAGCTACTTCTCGCTGCTCGGCATTCCACTTCTCTCCGGCCGCGAGTTCACGCCCAGCGACGGCATTGGTACGCCGAAAGTGGCGATCGTGAACGAGGCGTTTGCGAAGAAGTTTGGCCTCGGTCGCGACGCGGTGGGCAAGCTGATGGGCCAGGGGGACAGCCTCAACGTCCAGATCGTTGGGCTGGTGAAGGACGCGAAGTACAACAGTGTGAAAGACCAAATCCCGCCGCTGTTCTACTTTCCGTACAAACAGGACAGCACCCTCGGGTCGCTGAGCTTCTACGTCCGCAGCGCGCTTCCGCCGTCGACGCTCATGCCAGAGATCCGGGGTGTCATCGCGAAGCTCGACCAGAACCTGCCGATCGAAGAGTTCAAGACGTTGCCGCAGCAGGTGAAGGACAACGTCTACCTCGACCGCATGATCAGCACGTTGTCCGCGGCATTCGCCGCCCTTGCGACGCTGCTCGCCGCGATTGGCCTCTACGGCGTGCTCGCCTATTCGGTCGTGCAGCGCACCAAGGAGATTGGCGTGCGTATGGCGCTCGGCGCGGATGCGAGCGCGATCCTCCGCATGGTGCTCCGGCAAGTGGCGATGATGACGCTCATTGGTGCTGTGATCGGCGCCGCGGCGGCCTACGGTATCGGGCGCGGTGCGGCGTCGCTCCTCTTCGAAATGAAGGGCAGCGATCCGCTGGTTATGACCGGATCGGCGGTGCTCATTGCGCTCGTCGCGCTCGCGGCAGGATGCCTGCCGGCCCTGCGCGCGGCGCGCGTCGATCCGGTGCAAGCGTTGCATTACGAGTAA
- the ftsH gene encoding ATP-dependent zinc metalloprotease FtsH, translated as MSDNVRNEKPASSGRPPNQSTNPFAGGAGKPKKQAPVPPRRTWLTFFLLLLANFLLVRLFSPGAATPTRIPYTLFKQEVLKGNVRAIDSRGENITGQFISPITYPPPGDTSSHTKPARLTTFATTLPPFVDPGLEALLIAHGVRIDAEPAESGGNSLTTLLFGFGPALLLIGFYVWLFRRAAKAGGGMGGALLGGLGKSGAKRFDQQQEGRVTFEDVAGIDEAENELVEIVDFLRDPQKYTRLGGTAPKGVLLIGAPGTGKTLLARAVAGEANVPFFSMSGSEFVEMIVGVGAARVRDLFKQARENAPAIVFIDELDSIGRARGRAVLGGSSEQEQTLNQILTEMDGFSSREGIIVIAATNQPDILDKALLRPGRFDRRVVVNLPDKRGRAAILAVHTRRVPLAADTSLDGIAAATPGLSGADLRNLVNEAALLAARREQNEVHEKDFMDALEKIVLGPERPLLMSRQDRERIAYHEGGHAILGLVIPGADPVHRVTIVPRGEALGVTYQRPDTDRYNYPESYLRGRIVGMLGGRAAEEIVYNTKTTGAQNDIDQATTIARNMVTRWGMSDRLGLVRLVGRENPYLAGLDGDAAGRGPISEDTARTIDAEVLRIIAESHDEAKRLLTKHRRELDALADALLQRETLDEREILEVTGLPPAPVLESLPTEQ; from the coding sequence ATGAGCGACAACGTCAGGAATGAAAAGCCCGCGAGCTCGGGTCGGCCGCCGAATCAATCGACGAACCCCTTCGCCGGCGGCGCGGGTAAGCCGAAGAAACAAGCGCCAGTTCCTCCGCGGCGCACATGGCTGACCTTCTTCCTGCTGCTGCTCGCCAATTTTCTCCTCGTCCGGCTCTTCTCGCCTGGCGCAGCAACGCCAACGAGAATCCCCTACACGCTCTTCAAGCAGGAAGTCCTCAAGGGGAACGTTCGCGCGATCGATAGCCGAGGAGAAAACATCACTGGACAGTTCATCAGTCCAATAACCTATCCGCCGCCGGGCGACACATCGTCGCACACCAAGCCCGCGCGCCTAACGACCTTCGCGACGACACTCCCACCGTTTGTGGATCCGGGCCTCGAAGCGCTGTTGATCGCCCACGGTGTACGGATCGACGCCGAGCCAGCAGAGAGCGGCGGGAATTCCCTAACGACATTACTCTTTGGCTTTGGGCCGGCCCTGCTGCTCATCGGATTCTATGTGTGGCTCTTTCGACGCGCCGCGAAGGCGGGTGGCGGGATGGGTGGGGCACTGCTTGGCGGTCTCGGGAAGAGCGGGGCGAAGCGCTTCGATCAGCAGCAAGAGGGCCGAGTCACCTTCGAGGATGTCGCCGGAATCGACGAAGCAGAAAATGAGCTCGTCGAAATCGTCGACTTCTTGCGCGATCCGCAGAAGTACACGCGACTCGGCGGCACCGCGCCCAAAGGCGTCCTTCTGATCGGTGCACCTGGCACCGGCAAGACACTGCTCGCGCGAGCAGTCGCCGGCGAGGCGAACGTGCCGTTCTTCTCGATGAGCGGCTCCGAGTTCGTCGAAATGATCGTCGGCGTAGGCGCGGCGCGCGTGCGCGATCTCTTCAAGCAAGCTCGCGAGAACGCTCCCGCAATTGTGTTCATCGACGAGCTCGATTCGATTGGGCGTGCGCGTGGGCGAGCCGTACTCGGTGGATCGAGCGAGCAGGAGCAAACACTCAATCAGATCCTGACCGAGATGGACGGCTTCTCGAGTCGTGAAGGCATCATCGTGATCGCGGCGACCAATCAGCCTGACATTCTCGACAAGGCGCTACTCAGGCCCGGCCGCTTCGACCGGCGCGTCGTCGTGAACCTTCCGGACAAGAGAGGTCGCGCGGCGATTCTCGCGGTGCACACTCGTCGCGTGCCGCTCGCTGCCGATACGAGCCTGGACGGAATCGCCGCCGCGACGCCGGGACTCTCCGGCGCGGACTTGAGAAATCTCGTAAACGAGGCGGCTTTGCTCGCGGCTCGGCGCGAGCAAAATGAAGTGCATGAGAAGGATTTCATGGACGCTCTCGAGAAGATCGTTCTCGGGCCTGAGCGTCCCCTCCTGATGAGTCGGCAGGATCGCGAGCGGATCGCGTACCACGAGGGTGGTCACGCCATTCTCGGGCTTGTCATTCCCGGAGCGGACCCCGTGCACCGCGTCACGATCGTCCCGCGCGGTGAAGCGCTCGGCGTCACATACCAGCGACCCGACACGGATCGGTACAACTATCCCGAGTCCTATCTTCGCGGGCGCATCGTCGGGATGCTCGGTGGACGTGCAGCGGAAGAGATCGTGTACAATACGAAGACGACCGGCGCGCAGAACGACATCGATCAAGCAACGACGATCGCGCGGAACATGGTCACTCGATGGGGAATGAGCGACCGGTTGGGTCTCGTGCGCCTCGTCGGCCGCGAAAACCCGTACCTGGCCGGCCTGGATGGCGATGCAGCCGGACGCGGTCCGATCAGCGAGGATACGGCGCGCACGATCGATGCTGAGGTGCTGCGCATCATCGCCGAGAGCCACGATGAAGCAAAGCGCTTGCTGACGAAGCACCGCCGCGAGCTCGACGCGCTCGCCGACGCGCTTCTGCAACGGGAGACGCTCGACGAACGGGAGATTCTCGAGGTGACTGGGCTGCCGCCAGCGCCGGTGCTCGAGAGCTTGCCGACGGAACAGTGA
- a CDS encoding BTAD domain-containing putative transcriptional regulator, with protein MYRFRTLGGALLEGENGPVSGRSSLRLRLALLALLAASRDRGVARDKLLVYLWPEVNADRGRHSLSQLLHAIRRELGADAITLGVDDLRLNPSHVWTDVGAFEQAIVEGKLEVAINLYEGPFLDGFFLSNAPEFERWVEQERARLAGAFTSALEASAHVASQRGDHLDALKFWRRRLATDPLNAGATLGVMRALAATGDRAGAIQQARIHTSVLEREMGLPPDATVTGFAQRLRTEKSHRRASGESKPPHSDNSLPSESPREHVANSPAVTPVHVPTLGHGRRIAAALAIAVLVVAGISQTLNGAWRSTRRAPRTVVIGAVSGTDGTLTLAVGEALRAELEAAPGLHVVAEARAREALALMRRAPETPIADSLASQVAARLGAPFAVTATAEPLGPGAEIVVRLMDSRDGTTISTLSAHPGTADEIVAAVTRLSEELRERALDIQVPESVPALPAVTTASIAGLRDYALARQSIAHGDNERALSYAEAAVIEDSTFALAHYLLGDLLWYGDRQHHSDEHLERAFALSSRLRPRERLIVRARYEQLVRDRPDSALQYWQLLRSAYPDEPRAYEGMAWAYTALGQPRRADAAADTAFHLDSTVGPRGVRGHIGGLIARGDTAAAIAYARASGVGMLFGVLYGVAFAHRDWNRILRLLDSAQTYGLSSGHAGALRQVAFLALGDLANGEKALNDVRADPHVQYLPRALLLQARAEATQGSKERAAALSREALVWLQQADLSPPAYARLAERLADAAARAEDPATIAAVRRLIVAKDAGLGLRSYTLAIPTIDACAAFARGDMRTALSQLDRTRGSMFYGRAVSIMMQLEADALAASGERQRADSIYRVLADPPPLMVDGDIETLEIVRYAASQILAAERTGRFSSPIARR; from the coding sequence ATGTACCGGTTCAGAACCCTTGGCGGCGCGTTGCTCGAGGGCGAAAACGGACCGGTCTCCGGTCGATCGAGCCTCCGGCTGCGCCTCGCGCTTCTGGCACTCCTCGCGGCGTCCCGCGATCGGGGTGTGGCGCGCGATAAGCTCCTCGTGTACCTGTGGCCGGAGGTTAATGCCGATCGAGGGCGACACTCCCTCTCGCAACTGCTCCACGCAATTCGTCGTGAGCTGGGAGCCGATGCGATCACGCTCGGCGTCGACGATCTGCGTCTCAATCCGTCGCACGTTTGGACGGACGTCGGCGCATTCGAGCAAGCAATCGTCGAGGGCAAGCTGGAAGTCGCGATCAACCTTTATGAAGGTCCGTTCCTCGACGGCTTCTTCCTTTCGAACGCGCCGGAATTCGAGCGGTGGGTCGAACAAGAACGCGCTCGTCTGGCGGGCGCGTTCACCAGCGCACTCGAAGCCTCGGCGCATGTCGCATCGCAACGCGGGGATCATCTCGACGCGCTGAAGTTCTGGCGACGACGGCTCGCCACCGATCCCCTGAACGCGGGCGCGACGCTCGGCGTGATGCGTGCCCTCGCTGCCACCGGCGATCGAGCAGGCGCGATTCAGCAAGCTCGAATCCACACGTCGGTTCTCGAGCGAGAAATGGGGCTGCCCCCCGATGCGACCGTCACCGGATTCGCTCAGCGGCTCCGCACGGAGAAAAGCCACCGCAGGGCCTCCGGTGAATCAAAGCCTCCTCATTCCGACAATTCACTGCCTTCGGAGAGCCCACGAGAGCATGTCGCCAACAGTCCGGCCGTGACGCCGGTCCATGTGCCGACGCTGGGACACGGTCGCCGTATTGCCGCGGCCCTCGCCATCGCGGTCCTCGTGGTCGCAGGTATTTCGCAAACACTCAATGGCGCCTGGAGGTCCACTCGCCGAGCTCCGAGGACGGTGGTAATCGGCGCAGTCAGCGGAACCGATGGTACGCTGACACTCGCGGTCGGCGAGGCGCTTCGCGCGGAGCTCGAAGCGGCACCGGGTCTTCACGTGGTCGCCGAAGCGCGAGCCCGCGAAGCACTGGCCTTGATGCGGCGGGCGCCGGAGACGCCAATCGCCGACTCACTTGCTTCACAGGTGGCGGCGCGTCTCGGTGCCCCGTTCGCCGTCACGGCGACCGCGGAGCCGCTCGGGCCAGGTGCCGAAATCGTCGTGCGCCTCATGGATTCTCGAGACGGAACGACGATCAGCACACTCTCCGCACATCCCGGCACCGCCGACGAAATCGTTGCGGCGGTCACGCGATTATCGGAGGAATTGCGTGAGCGCGCGCTCGACATTCAAGTGCCGGAGTCGGTCCCGGCGTTGCCTGCCGTGACGACGGCTTCCATTGCGGGGCTGCGCGACTACGCGCTCGCGCGGCAATCGATTGCTCATGGAGACAATGAACGCGCGCTGTCGTACGCTGAAGCAGCAGTCATTGAAGACAGCACGTTCGCGCTCGCGCACTATCTTCTTGGCGATCTCCTCTGGTATGGCGATCGCCAACACCACAGCGACGAACATCTCGAGCGGGCCTTCGCCTTGAGCAGTCGACTTCGGCCGCGAGAGCGTCTCATCGTGCGCGCCCGGTACGAGCAGCTCGTCCGCGACCGGCCCGATAGCGCGTTACAATATTGGCAACTCTTGCGCTCGGCATATCCCGACGAGCCGCGTGCCTACGAAGGGATGGCGTGGGCGTATACCGCATTGGGGCAACCACGCCGTGCCGATGCCGCGGCAGATACCGCCTTTCATCTCGATTCGACGGTTGGCCCACGCGGCGTACGCGGACACATTGGTGGCTTGATCGCCAGGGGAGACACCGCGGCGGCGATCGCATACGCGCGCGCCAGCGGAGTGGGGATGTTGTTCGGCGTTCTATATGGAGTCGCCTTCGCGCACCGCGATTGGAATCGGATCTTGCGACTCTTGGACAGCGCACAAACGTACGGGCTGAGCTCCGGACACGCCGGCGCCTTGCGGCAGGTCGCGTTCCTGGCTCTCGGGGATCTGGCGAATGGTGAGAAGGCACTAAACGACGTCCGTGCCGATCCACACGTGCAGTATTTGCCACGCGCGTTGTTGCTGCAGGCGCGGGCGGAGGCGACGCAAGGCTCAAAGGAACGCGCGGCGGCATTGTCGAGGGAAGCGCTCGTGTGGCTGCAGCAAGCGGACCTCTCACCACCTGCGTACGCCCGCCTTGCCGAACGCCTCGCGGATGCCGCGGCGCGTGCGGAGGACCCAGCGACTATCGCCGCGGTGCGCCGTCTCATTGTCGCGAAAGACGCGGGGCTCGGGCTGCGGAGCTACACACTGGCGATTCCAACGATCGACGCGTGCGCGGCATTCGCGCGAGGTGACATGCGGACAGCGTTGTCACAGCTCGACCGCACACGTGGATCGATGTTCTACGGGCGCGCAGTATCGATCATGATGCAGCTAGAGGCGGATGCGCTCGCGGCTTCAGGAGAGCGACAACGCGCCGACTCCATCTACCGGGTGCTGGCGGATCCGCCGCCGCTGATGGTCGACGGGGACATCGAGACCCTCGAGATAGTTCGCTACGCCGCTTCGCAAATTCTCGCGGCGGAGCGAACGGGCCGTTTCTCCTCCCCCATTGCCCGGCGCTAG